A single Vicugna pacos chromosome 15, VicPac4, whole genome shotgun sequence DNA region contains:
- the LOXL3 gene encoding lysyl oxidase homolog 3 isoform X2: MWPVSVWQWSPWGLLLFLLYSLCVGSPSPSTAPEKKDGSQGLRFRLAGFPRKPFEGRVEIQRAGEWGTICDDDFTLQAAHVLCRELGFTEATGWTHSAKYGPGTGRIWLDNLSCSGTERSVTECASRGWGNSDCTHDEDAGVICKDERLPGFSDSNVIEVEHHLQVEEVRLRPAVGRGRRPLPVTEGLVEVRLPDGWSQVCDKGWSAHNSHVVCGMLGFPNEKRVNVAFYRLLAQRQQHSFGLHGVDCVGTEAHLSLCSLEFYRANDTARCPGGSPAVVSCVPSPLYAAASSGQKKQQSKPQGEARVRLKGGAHPGEGRVEVLKAGTWGTVCDRKWDLQAASVVCRELGFGSAREALSGARMGQGMGAIHLSEVRCSGQEPSLWNCPHKNITAEDCSHSRDAGVRCNLPYTGVETKETWYWDSGNITEVVMSGVRCAGTELSLDQCAHHGTHVTCKRTGTRFTAGVICSETASDLLLHSALVQETAYIEDRPLHMLYCAAEENCLASSARSANWPYGHRRLLRFSSQIHNLGRADFRPKAGRHSWVWHECHGHYHSMDIFTHYDILTPNGTKVAEGHKASFCLEDTECQEDVSKRYECANFGEQGITVGCWDLYRHDIDCQWIDITDVKPGNYILQVVINPNFEVAESDFTNNAMKCNCKYDGHRIWVHNCHIGDAFSEEANQRFERYPGQTSNQII, from the exons ATGTGGCCTGTCAGTGTCTGGCAGTGGAGCCCGTGGGGGCTGCTCCTCTTCCTGCTGTACAGCTTGTGTGTGGGATCTCCATCCCCATCCACGGCCCCCGAGAAGAAGGACGGGAGCCAGGGGCTGCGGTTCCGGCTGGCCGGCTTCCCCAGGAAGCCCTTCGAGGGCCGCGTGGAGATACAGCGAGCTGGCGAATGGGGCACCATCTGCGATGATGACTTCACGCTGCAGGCTGCCCATGTCCTGTGCCGGGAGCTGGGCTTCACCGAGGCCACAGGCTGGACCCACAGCGCCAAATATGGCCCTGGAACAG GCCGCATCTGGCTGGACAACCTGAGCTGCAGTGGGACTGAGCGGAGTGTGACTGAATGTGCCTCCCGGGGCTGGGGGAACAGTGACTGTACCCACGATGAGGACGCCGGGGTCATTTGCAAGGACGAGCGCCTCCCCGGCTTCTCGGATTCCAATGTCATTGAG GTAGAGCATCACCTGCAAGTGGAGGAGGTGCGACTTCGACCAGCGGTAGGGCGGGGCAGACGGCCCCTGCCCGTGACTGAGGGACTGGTCGAAGTCAGGCTTCCAGACGGCTGGTCCCAAGTGTGTGACAAAGGCTGGAGTGCCCACAACAGCCACGTGGTCTGCGGGATGCTGGGCTTCCCTAACGAAAAGAGAGTCAACGTGGCCTTCTACAG GCTGCTGGCCCAGCGGCAGCAACACTCCTTTGGTCTGCATGGGGTGGACTGCGTGGGCACGGAAGCCCAcctctccctctgctccttgGAGTTCTATCGTGCCAATGACACCGCCAGGTGCCCTGGGGGGTCCCCTGCGGTGGTGAGCTGTGTGCCAAGCCCTCTCTATGCAGCAGCGTCCAGTGGCCAGAAGAAGCAACAGTCGAAGCCTCAGGGGGAG GCCCGAGTGCGTCTAAAGGGCGGAGCCcacccaggagagggccgggtaGAAGTCCTGAAGGCTGGCACGTGGGGTACAGTCTGTGACCGCAAGTGGGACCTGCAGGCAGCCAGCGTGGTGTGTCGGGAGCTGGGCTTCGGGAGCGCCCGAGAGGCGCTGAGTGGTGCCCGCATGGGGCAGG GCATGGGTGCCATCCACTTGAGTGAAGTTCGATGCTCTGGACAGGAACCCTCCCTCTGGAACTGCCCCCACAAGAACATCACAGCTGAGGACTGTTCCCATAGCCGGGATGCTGGAGTCCGATGTAACCTGCCCTACACTGGGGTAGAGACCAAG GAGACCTGGTACTGGGACTCAGGGAATATAACAGAGGTGGTGATGAGTGGAGTGCGCTGCGCAGGGACTGAGCTGTCCCTGGACCAGTGTGCTCATCATGGCACCCACGTCACCTGCAAGAGGACAGGAACCCGCTTCACTGCTGGAGTCATTTGTTCTGAGA CCGCGTCAGACCTGCTGCTGCACTCAGCGCTGGTGCAGGAGACGGCCTACATCGAGGACCGGCCCCTGCACATGCTGTACTGCGCTGCCGAGGAGAACTGCCTGGCCAGCTCGGCCCGCTCAGCCAACTGGCCTTACGGCCACCGGCGTCTGCTCCGATTCTCCTCCCAGATCCACAACCTGGGACGTGCTGACTTCAGGCCCAAGGCGGGGCGCCACTCCTGGGTGTGGCATGAGTGTCATGG GCATTACCACAGCATGGACATCTTCACTCACTACGATATCCTGACCCCCAACGGCACCAAGGTGGCTGAGGGCCACAAAGCTAGTTTCTGTCTAGAAGACACAGAGTGTCAGGAGG ATGTCTCCAAGAGGTATGAGTGTGCCAACTTTGGAGAGCAGGGCATCACCGTGGGTTGCTGGGATCTCTACCGGCATGACATTGACTGTCAGTGGATTGACATCACAGATGTGAAGCCAGGAAACTACATTCTACAG GTGGTCATCAACCCTAACTTTGAAGTGGCAGAGAGTGACTTCACCAACAACGCAATGAAATGTAACTGCAAATATGATGGACATCGCATCTGGGTGCACAACTGTCACATTG GTGATGCCTTCAGTGAAGAGGCCAACCAGAGGTTTGAACGCTACCCTGGCCAGACCAGCAACCAGATCATCTAA
- the HTRA2 gene encoding serine protease HTRA2, mitochondrial isoform X2 gives MAALRAGRGAGWSLWGWRAWRGVRWGKGSLLTPDFRALLTSGAPDPRAGVTYGTPSPQSRAWLSLRVPEPRTCLKSETLDPRARLIAGTPDPRAREDSGTSGTRPRVWLAVALGAGGAVLLLLWGGGRGPPAVLASVLGSPPTSPRRQYNFIADVVEKTAPAVVYIEILGRHPFSGREVPISNGSGFVVAADGLIVTNAHVVADRRRVRVRLPSGDTYEAVVTAVDPVADIATLRIQTKEPLPTLPLGRSADVRQGEFVVAMGSPFALQNTITSGIVSSAQRPARDLGLPQTNVEYIQTDAAIDFGNSGGPLVNLDGEVIGVNTMKVTAGISFAIPSDRLREFLHRGEKKNSCSGISGSQRRYIGVMMLTLTPRGGLRPGDVIVAIGEQLVQNAEDIYEAVRTQSQLAVRIRRGPETLTLYVTPEVTE, from the exons atggctgcactgagggcggggcggggtgcAGGCTGGAGCCTCTGGGGATGGCGGGCTTGGCGGGGGGTTCGCTGGGGTAAGGGATCACTGTTGACTCCTGACTTCCGGGCCCTGTTGACGTCAGGAGCTCCTGACCCTCGGGCTGGAGTGACTTATGGGACCCCCAGTCCCCAGTCCCGGGCCTGGCTGTCTCTGAGGGTCCCTGAACCACGGACATGTCTGAAGTCGGAGACTTTGGATCCCCGAGCACGGCTAATTGCGGGGACCCCAGATCCCCGGGCCCGGGAAGACTCAGGGACCTCTGGAACCCGTCCGCGTGTGTGGCTGGCGGTGGCGCTGGGCGCTGGGGGGGCAGTGCTATTGTTGttgtggggcggggggcggggtccCCCGGCCGTCCTCGCCTCGGTCCTTGGGTCGCCACCCACCTCTCCCCGGCGCCAGTACAACTTCATCGCGGACGTGGTGGAGAAGACGGCCCCTGCTGTGGTTTATATCGAGATCTTGGGCCG GCACCCTTTCTCGGGCCGCGAAGTACCTATCTCGAATGGCTCAGGATTCGTGGTAGCTGCCGACGGGCTCATCGTTACCAACGCCCATGTGGTGGCTGATCGGCGCCGAGTCCGTGTGAGGCTACCTAGCGGTGACACGTATGAGGCTGTGGTCACAGCTGTGGATCCCGTGGCAGACATCGCCACGCTGAGGATTCAGACCAAG GAGCCTCTCCCCACGTTGCCCCTGGGACGCTCAGCCGATGTCCGGCAAGGGGAGTTTGTTGTTGCCATGGGAAGCCCCTTTGCACTGCAGAACACGATCACATCCGGCATTGTCAGCTCTGCTCAGCGTCCCGCCAGAGACCTGGGCCTCCCCCAAACCAATGTGGAATACATCCAGACCGATGCAGCTATCGAT TTTGGAAACTCTGGAGGTCCCCTGGTTAACCTG GATGGGGAGGTGATTGGGGTGAATACCATGAAGGTCACAGCTGGAATCTCCTTTGCCATCCCTTCTGATCGCCTTCGAGAGTTTCTGCATCGTGGGGAAAAGAAGA ATTCCTGCTCTGGAATCAGTGGGTCCCAGCGCCGCTACATTGGGGTGATGATGCTGACCCTAACTCCCAG GGGTGGTCTACGGCCGGGTGATGTAATCGTGGCCATTGGGGAGCAGCTGGTACAAAATGCTGAGGATATTTATGAAGCTGTTCGAACCCAGTCCCAGCTGGCAGTGCGGATCCGGCGGGGACCGGAAACATTGACCTTGTATGTGACCCCTGAAGTCACAGAATGA
- the AUP1 gene encoding lipid droplet-regulating VLDL assembly factor AUP1 isoform X1 has product MEPPPVPGPERLFDSHRLPGDGFLLFALLLYAPVGFCLLVLRLFLGIHVFLVSCALPDSVLRRFVVRTMCAVLGLVARQEDSGLRDHRVRVLISNHVTPFDHNIVNLLTSCSTPLLNSPPSFVCWSRGFMEMDGREELVESLKRFCASTRLPPTPLLLFPEEEATNGREGLLRFSSWPFSIQDVVQPLTLRVQRPLVSVTVSDASWVSELLWSLFVPFTMYQVRWLRPVHRQLGEGNEEFALRVQQLVAKELGQTGTRLTPADKAEHMKRQRHPRLRPQSAQSSFPPAPGPSPDVQLAALAQRVKEVLPHVPLGVIQRDLARTGCVDLTITNLLEGAVAFMPEDVTEETQSLPTASTPKFPSSGPATPQPTALTFAKSSWARQESLQERKQALYEYARRRFTERQAQEAD; this is encoded by the exons ATGGAGCCTCCCCCGGTGCCGGGGCCGGAGCGGCTCTTTGATTCGCACCG GCTCCCGGGTGACGGCTTCCTACTCTTCGCGCTGCTGCTCTACGCTCCAGTAGGGTTCTGCCTTCTCGTCCTGCGCCTCTTTCTTGGGATCCACGTCTTCCTGGTCAGCTGCGCGCTACCGGACAGCGTTCTTCGCAG GTTCGTGGTGCGGACCATGTGTGCAGTGCTGGGACTCGTGGCCCGGCAGGAGGACTCTGGACTCCGGGATCACCGCGTCAGGGTCCTCATTTCCAACCACGTGACACCTTTCGACCACAACATAGTCAACCTGCTTACCAGCTGTAGCACC cctctacTCAATAGTCCCCCAAGCTTCGTGTGCTGGTCTCGGGGCTTCATGGAGATGGATGGGCGGGAGGAGTTGGTGGAGTCACTCAAGAGATTCTGTGCTTCCACGAGGCTTCCCCCTACCCCTCTGCTGCTGTTCCCCGAAGAAGAGGCCACCAATGGCCGGGAGGGGCTCCTGCGCTTCAG TTCCTGGCCATTTTCTATCCAGGATGTGGTACAGCCTCTTACCCTGCGAGTCCAGAGACCCCTAGTCTCTGTG ACGGTGTCAGATGCCTCCTGGGTCTCAGAACTGCTGTGGTCACTTTTCGTCCCTTTCACGATGTATCAAGTAAG GTGGCTCCGTCCTGTTCATcgccagctgggggaggggaatgagGAGTTTGCCCTCCGTGTACAACAG TTGGTGGCCAAAGAATTGGGCCAGACAGGGACACGACTCACTCCAGCAGACAAAGCAGAGCACATGAAGCGACAGAGACACCCCAGGTTGCGTCCCCAGTCAG CCCAGTCTTCTTTCCCTCCCGCCCCCGGCCCTTCTCCTGATGTGCAGCTGGCAGCTCTGGCTCAGAGAGTCAAGGAGGTTTTACCCCACGTGCCACTGGGCGTCATCCAGAGAGACCTGG ccaGGACTGGCTGTGTAGACTTGACCATCACTAATTTGCTTGAGGGGGCCGTAGCTTTCATGCCTGAAGACGTCACTGAAGAGACCCAGTCCCTTCCCACAGCCTCCACCCCCAAG TTCCCCAGCTCTGGCCCAGCGACCCCTCAGCCCACAGCCCTAACATTTGCCAAGTCCTCCTGGGCCCGGCAGGAGAGTCTACAAGAGCGCAAGCAGGCGCTGTATGAGTACGCGAGAAG GAGATTCACagagaggcaggcccaggaggctgACTGA
- the AUP1 gene encoding lipid droplet-regulating VLDL assembly factor AUP1 isoform X2, with amino-acid sequence MEPPPVPGPERLFDSHRFVVRTMCAVLGLVARQEDSGLRDHRVRVLISNHVTPFDHNIVNLLTSCSTPLLNSPPSFVCWSRGFMEMDGREELVESLKRFCASTRLPPTPLLLFPEEEATNGREGLLRFSSWPFSIQDVVQPLTLRVQRPLVSVTVSDASWVSELLWSLFVPFTMYQVRWLRPVHRQLGEGNEEFALRVQQLVAKELGQTGTRLTPADKAEHMKRQRHPRLRPQSAQSSFPPAPGPSPDVQLAALAQRVKEVLPHVPLGVIQRDLARTGCVDLTITNLLEGAVAFMPEDVTEETQSLPTASTPKFPSSGPATPQPTALTFAKSSWARQESLQERKQALYEYARRRFTERQAQEAD; translated from the exons ATGGAGCCTCCCCCGGTGCCGGGGCCGGAGCGGCTCTTTGATTCGCACCG GTTCGTGGTGCGGACCATGTGTGCAGTGCTGGGACTCGTGGCCCGGCAGGAGGACTCTGGACTCCGGGATCACCGCGTCAGGGTCCTCATTTCCAACCACGTGACACCTTTCGACCACAACATAGTCAACCTGCTTACCAGCTGTAGCACC cctctacTCAATAGTCCCCCAAGCTTCGTGTGCTGGTCTCGGGGCTTCATGGAGATGGATGGGCGGGAGGAGTTGGTGGAGTCACTCAAGAGATTCTGTGCTTCCACGAGGCTTCCCCCTACCCCTCTGCTGCTGTTCCCCGAAGAAGAGGCCACCAATGGCCGGGAGGGGCTCCTGCGCTTCAG TTCCTGGCCATTTTCTATCCAGGATGTGGTACAGCCTCTTACCCTGCGAGTCCAGAGACCCCTAGTCTCTGTG ACGGTGTCAGATGCCTCCTGGGTCTCAGAACTGCTGTGGTCACTTTTCGTCCCTTTCACGATGTATCAAGTAAG GTGGCTCCGTCCTGTTCATcgccagctgggggaggggaatgagGAGTTTGCCCTCCGTGTACAACAG TTGGTGGCCAAAGAATTGGGCCAGACAGGGACACGACTCACTCCAGCAGACAAAGCAGAGCACATGAAGCGACAGAGACACCCCAGGTTGCGTCCCCAGTCAG CCCAGTCTTCTTTCCCTCCCGCCCCCGGCCCTTCTCCTGATGTGCAGCTGGCAGCTCTGGCTCAGAGAGTCAAGGAGGTTTTACCCCACGTGCCACTGGGCGTCATCCAGAGAGACCTGG ccaGGACTGGCTGTGTAGACTTGACCATCACTAATTTGCTTGAGGGGGCCGTAGCTTTCATGCCTGAAGACGTCACTGAAGAGACCCAGTCCCTTCCCACAGCCTCCACCCCCAAG TTCCCCAGCTCTGGCCCAGCGACCCCTCAGCCCACAGCCCTAACATTTGCCAAGTCCTCCTGGGCCCGGCAGGAGAGTCTACAAGAGCGCAAGCAGGCGCTGTATGAGTACGCGAGAAG GAGATTCACagagaggcaggcccaggaggctgACTGA
- the LOXL3 gene encoding lysyl oxidase homolog 3 isoform X1 codes for MWPVSVWQWSPWGLLLFLLYSLCVGSPSPSTAPEKKDGSQGLRFRLAGFPRKPFEGRVEIQRAGEWGTICDDDFTLQAAHVLCRELGFTEATGWTHSAKYGPGTGRIWLDNLSCSGTERSVTECASRGWGNSDCTHDEDAGVICKDERLPGFSDSNVIEVEHHLQVEEVRLRPAVGRGRRPLPVTEGLVEVRLPDGWSQVCDKGWSAHNSHVVCGMLGFPNEKRVNVAFYRLLAQRQQHSFGLHGVDCVGTEAHLSLCSLEFYRANDTARCPGGSPAVVSCVPSPLYAAASSGQKKQQSKPQGEARVRLKGGAHPGEGRVEVLKAGTWGTVCDRKWDLQAASVVCRELGFGSAREALSGARMGQGMGAIHLSEVRCSGQEPSLWNCPHKNITAEDCSHSRDAGVRCNLPYTGVETKIRLSGGRSRHEGRVEVQIGGPGSVRWGLICGDDWGTLEAMVACRQLGLGYASHGLQETWYWDSGNITEVVMSGVRCAGTELSLDQCAHHGTHVTCKRTGTRFTAGVICSETASDLLLHSALVQETAYIEDRPLHMLYCAAEENCLASSARSANWPYGHRRLLRFSSQIHNLGRADFRPKAGRHSWVWHECHGHYHSMDIFTHYDILTPNGTKVAEGHKASFCLEDTECQEDVSKRYECANFGEQGITVGCWDLYRHDIDCQWIDITDVKPGNYILQVVINPNFEVAESDFTNNAMKCNCKYDGHRIWVHNCHIGDAFSEEANQRFERYPGQTSNQII; via the exons ATGTGGCCTGTCAGTGTCTGGCAGTGGAGCCCGTGGGGGCTGCTCCTCTTCCTGCTGTACAGCTTGTGTGTGGGATCTCCATCCCCATCCACGGCCCCCGAGAAGAAGGACGGGAGCCAGGGGCTGCGGTTCCGGCTGGCCGGCTTCCCCAGGAAGCCCTTCGAGGGCCGCGTGGAGATACAGCGAGCTGGCGAATGGGGCACCATCTGCGATGATGACTTCACGCTGCAGGCTGCCCATGTCCTGTGCCGGGAGCTGGGCTTCACCGAGGCCACAGGCTGGACCCACAGCGCCAAATATGGCCCTGGAACAG GCCGCATCTGGCTGGACAACCTGAGCTGCAGTGGGACTGAGCGGAGTGTGACTGAATGTGCCTCCCGGGGCTGGGGGAACAGTGACTGTACCCACGATGAGGACGCCGGGGTCATTTGCAAGGACGAGCGCCTCCCCGGCTTCTCGGATTCCAATGTCATTGAG GTAGAGCATCACCTGCAAGTGGAGGAGGTGCGACTTCGACCAGCGGTAGGGCGGGGCAGACGGCCCCTGCCCGTGACTGAGGGACTGGTCGAAGTCAGGCTTCCAGACGGCTGGTCCCAAGTGTGTGACAAAGGCTGGAGTGCCCACAACAGCCACGTGGTCTGCGGGATGCTGGGCTTCCCTAACGAAAAGAGAGTCAACGTGGCCTTCTACAG GCTGCTGGCCCAGCGGCAGCAACACTCCTTTGGTCTGCATGGGGTGGACTGCGTGGGCACGGAAGCCCAcctctccctctgctccttgGAGTTCTATCGTGCCAATGACACCGCCAGGTGCCCTGGGGGGTCCCCTGCGGTGGTGAGCTGTGTGCCAAGCCCTCTCTATGCAGCAGCGTCCAGTGGCCAGAAGAAGCAACAGTCGAAGCCTCAGGGGGAG GCCCGAGTGCGTCTAAAGGGCGGAGCCcacccaggagagggccgggtaGAAGTCCTGAAGGCTGGCACGTGGGGTACAGTCTGTGACCGCAAGTGGGACCTGCAGGCAGCCAGCGTGGTGTGTCGGGAGCTGGGCTTCGGGAGCGCCCGAGAGGCGCTGAGTGGTGCCCGCATGGGGCAGG GCATGGGTGCCATCCACTTGAGTGAAGTTCGATGCTCTGGACAGGAACCCTCCCTCTGGAACTGCCCCCACAAGAACATCACAGCTGAGGACTGTTCCCATAGCCGGGATGCTGGAGTCCGATGTAACCTGCCCTACACTGGGGTAGAGACCAAG ATCCGACTCAGTGGGGGCCGCAGCCGACATGAGGGACGAGTCGAGGTGCAAATAGGGGGACCTGGGTCCGTTCGCTGGGGCCTCATCTGTGGGGATGACTGGGGGACACTGGAGGCCATGGTGGCCTGTAGGCAGCTTGGACTGGGCTATGCCAGCCATGGCCTGCAG GAGACCTGGTACTGGGACTCAGGGAATATAACAGAGGTGGTGATGAGTGGAGTGCGCTGCGCAGGGACTGAGCTGTCCCTGGACCAGTGTGCTCATCATGGCACCCACGTCACCTGCAAGAGGACAGGAACCCGCTTCACTGCTGGAGTCATTTGTTCTGAGA CCGCGTCAGACCTGCTGCTGCACTCAGCGCTGGTGCAGGAGACGGCCTACATCGAGGACCGGCCCCTGCACATGCTGTACTGCGCTGCCGAGGAGAACTGCCTGGCCAGCTCGGCCCGCTCAGCCAACTGGCCTTACGGCCACCGGCGTCTGCTCCGATTCTCCTCCCAGATCCACAACCTGGGACGTGCTGACTTCAGGCCCAAGGCGGGGCGCCACTCCTGGGTGTGGCATGAGTGTCATGG GCATTACCACAGCATGGACATCTTCACTCACTACGATATCCTGACCCCCAACGGCACCAAGGTGGCTGAGGGCCACAAAGCTAGTTTCTGTCTAGAAGACACAGAGTGTCAGGAGG ATGTCTCCAAGAGGTATGAGTGTGCCAACTTTGGAGAGCAGGGCATCACCGTGGGTTGCTGGGATCTCTACCGGCATGACATTGACTGTCAGTGGATTGACATCACAGATGTGAAGCCAGGAAACTACATTCTACAG GTGGTCATCAACCCTAACTTTGAAGTGGCAGAGAGTGACTTCACCAACAACGCAATGAAATGTAACTGCAAATATGATGGACATCGCATCTGGGTGCACAACTGTCACATTG GTGATGCCTTCAGTGAAGAGGCCAACCAGAGGTTTGAACGCTACCCTGGCCAGACCAGCAACCAGATCATCTAA
- the HTRA2 gene encoding serine protease HTRA2, mitochondrial isoform X1, which translates to MAALRAGRGAGWSLWGWRAWRGVRWGKGSLLTPDFRALLTSGAPDPRAGVTYGTPSPQSRAWLSLRVPEPRTCLKSETLDPRARLIAGTPDPRAREDSGTSGTRPRVWLAVALGAGGAVLLLLWGGGRGPPAVLASVLGSPPTSPRRQYNFIADVVEKTAPAVVYIEILGRHPFSGREVPISNGSGFVVAADGLIVTNAHVVADRRRVRVRLPSGDTYEAVVTAVDPVADIATLRIQTKEPLPTLPLGRSADVRQGEFVVAMGSPFALQNTITSGIVSSAQRPARDLGLPQTNVEYIQTDAAIDFGNSGGPLVNLDGEVIGVNTMKVTAGISFAIPSDRLREFLHRGEKKNSCSGISGSQRRYIGVMMLTLTPSILAELQLREPSFPDVQHGVLIHKVILDSPAHRGGLRPGDVIVAIGEQLVQNAEDIYEAVRTQSQLAVRIRRGPETLTLYVTPEVTE; encoded by the exons atggctgcactgagggcggggcggggtgcAGGCTGGAGCCTCTGGGGATGGCGGGCTTGGCGGGGGGTTCGCTGGGGTAAGGGATCACTGTTGACTCCTGACTTCCGGGCCCTGTTGACGTCAGGAGCTCCTGACCCTCGGGCTGGAGTGACTTATGGGACCCCCAGTCCCCAGTCCCGGGCCTGGCTGTCTCTGAGGGTCCCTGAACCACGGACATGTCTGAAGTCGGAGACTTTGGATCCCCGAGCACGGCTAATTGCGGGGACCCCAGATCCCCGGGCCCGGGAAGACTCAGGGACCTCTGGAACCCGTCCGCGTGTGTGGCTGGCGGTGGCGCTGGGCGCTGGGGGGGCAGTGCTATTGTTGttgtggggcggggggcggggtccCCCGGCCGTCCTCGCCTCGGTCCTTGGGTCGCCACCCACCTCTCCCCGGCGCCAGTACAACTTCATCGCGGACGTGGTGGAGAAGACGGCCCCTGCTGTGGTTTATATCGAGATCTTGGGCCG GCACCCTTTCTCGGGCCGCGAAGTACCTATCTCGAATGGCTCAGGATTCGTGGTAGCTGCCGACGGGCTCATCGTTACCAACGCCCATGTGGTGGCTGATCGGCGCCGAGTCCGTGTGAGGCTACCTAGCGGTGACACGTATGAGGCTGTGGTCACAGCTGTGGATCCCGTGGCAGACATCGCCACGCTGAGGATTCAGACCAAG GAGCCTCTCCCCACGTTGCCCCTGGGACGCTCAGCCGATGTCCGGCAAGGGGAGTTTGTTGTTGCCATGGGAAGCCCCTTTGCACTGCAGAACACGATCACATCCGGCATTGTCAGCTCTGCTCAGCGTCCCGCCAGAGACCTGGGCCTCCCCCAAACCAATGTGGAATACATCCAGACCGATGCAGCTATCGAT TTTGGAAACTCTGGAGGTCCCCTGGTTAACCTG GATGGGGAGGTGATTGGGGTGAATACCATGAAGGTCACAGCTGGAATCTCCTTTGCCATCCCTTCTGATCGCCTTCGAGAGTTTCTGCATCGTGGGGAAAAGAAGA ATTCCTGCTCTGGAATCAGTGGGTCCCAGCGCCGCTACATTGGGGTGATGATGCTGACCCTAACTCCCAG CATCCTTGCTGAACTACAGCTTCGAGAACCAAGCTTTCCTGATGTTCAGCATGGTGTGCTCATCCATAAAGTCATCCTGGACTCCCCTGCACACCG GGGTGGTCTACGGCCGGGTGATGTAATCGTGGCCATTGGGGAGCAGCTGGTACAAAATGCTGAGGATATTTATGAAGCTGTTCGAACCCAGTCCCAGCTGGCAGTGCGGATCCGGCGGGGACCGGAAACATTGACCTTGTATGTGACCCCTGAAGTCACAGAATGA
- the DOK1 gene encoding docking protein 1 — MDGAVMEGPLFLQSHRFGTKRWRKTWAVLYPASPHGVARLEFFDHKGSSSGGGRGGSRRLDCKVIRLAECVSVAPVSVESPPEPGAAAFRLDTAQRSHLLAADAPSSAAWVQTLCRNAFPKGSWALAPAENPPNLSALEMLENSLYSPTWEGSQFWVTVQRTEAAERCGLHGSFVLRVEAERLTLLTVGAQSQILEPLLYWPYTLLRRYGRDKVMFSFEAGRRCPSGPGTFTFQTAQGNDIFQAVETAIHRQKAQGKAGQGQGVLRTDSHEEVAEGKVASHPGPQKLPGSPPVLYAEPLDSLRVPPGPSQDSLYSDPLDSTAAQEGVQLKKPLYWDLYEHVQQQLLKAKLTDPKEDPIYDEPEGLASAALRGLYDLPQEPKDAWWRQARVKEEGYELPYNPATDDYAVPPPRSTKPFPAPKPQGPAFSESGAAAGNGSKDSSDTALYSQVQKSGASGS, encoded by the exons ATGGACGGGGCCGTGATGGAAGGGCCGCTCTTCTTACAGAGTCACCGTTTCGGTACTAAG CGGTGGAGGAAGACCTGGGCGGTGCTCTACCCGGCCAGCCCCCACGGCGTCGCGCGGCTGGAGTTCTTTGACCACAAGGGGTCGAGCTCCGGAGGGGGTCGAGGGGGCTCGCGCCGCCTGGATTGTAAGGTGATCCGCCTGGCGGAGTGCGTGAGCGTGGCCCCCGTGTCGGTGGAGAGTCCTCCGGAGCCTGGCGCCGCAGCCTTCCGCCTGGACACCGCCCAGCGCTCCCACCTGCTGGCGGCCGACGCGCCGTCCAGCGCCGCCTGGGTGCAGACGCTGTGCAGAAACGCCTTTCCG AAAGGCAGCTGGGCTCTGGCGCCCGCCGAGAACCCACCCAATCTTTCCGCCCTGGAGATGCTGGAGAACTCGCTGTATAGCCCCACGTGGGAAG GATCCCAGTTCTGGGTGACCGTGCAGAGGACTGAAGCCGCCGAGCGCTGTGGCTTGCATGGCTCCTTTGTGCTGAGAGTGGAGGCTGAGAGGCTGACTCTCCTGACTGTGGGGGCCCAGAGCCAGATACTGGAGCCGCTCCTTTACTGGCCCTACACTCTGTTGCGACGCTATGGCCGCGACAAG GTCATGTTCTCTTTTGAGGCTGGCCGCCGCTGCCCCTCCGGCCCTGGAACCTTCACCTTCCAGACAGCACAGGGAAATGACATCTTTCAGGCGGTTGAGACTGCTATCCACCGGCAGAAGGCCCAAGGAAAGGCTGGCCAGGGGCAGGGTGTTCTCAGAACCGATTCCCATGAAGAAGTGGCAGAGGGGAAGGTGGCttcccaccctggcccccagaaGCTCCCAGGCAGCCCTCCAGTGCTGTATGCTGAACCCTTAGACTCCCTGCGTGTTCCTCCGGGCCCTTCCCAGGATTCCCTGTACTCAGACCCCCTGGACAGCACTGCTGCTCAGGAGGGGGTACAATTAAAGAAACCGCTCTACTGGGACTTGTATGAGCATGTGCAGCAGCAGTTGCTGAAAGCCAAGCTAACAGACCCCAAAGAAGACCCCATCTATGATGAACCTGAGGGTCTGGCCTCAGCTGCTCTCAGGGGCCTTTATGATCTGCCTCAGGAGCCCAAGGATGCATGGTGGCGCCAGGCTCGGGTGAAGGAGGAGGGCTACGAGCTCCCCTACAACCCTGCCACTGATGACTATGCTGTGCCACCCCCTCGGAGCACAAAGCCCTTCCCAGCCCCCAAGCCCCAGGGCCCGGCCTTCTCTGAATCTGGTGCTGCAGCTGGCAATGGCAGCAAAGATAGCTCAGACACTGCCCTGTACAGCCAGGTCCAGAAGAGTGGGGCCTCAGGGAGCTGA